A genome region from Gossypium hirsutum isolate 1008001.06 chromosome A04, Gossypium_hirsutum_v2.1, whole genome shotgun sequence includes the following:
- the LOC107948480 gene encoding protein Iojap, chloroplastic has protein sequence MAVCSTTTLSIGGSVFSGQLRHWEPNESKLFQKPRSRFRWLCLNDLYLLRFRTKTLNFNPSGSWLPSLYAYGKEADDAFLSKVNEDTDEMFDDLMKKYGEVVFRKNDRKSPSAELDDDAESLSFAVEMAKVASDVKAADIRVLFVKPLVYWTRFFIIATAFSRPQIDAIGSRIRDLAEKKYGKIPSGDAKPNSWTLLDFGDVVVHIFLPQQRAFYNLEEFYGNATLIELPSETQPPFHT, from the exons ATGGCAGTGTGTTCAACAACCACTCTATCCATCGGCGGTAGCGTCTTCTCTGGCCAGCTACGGCATTGGGAACCTAACGAATCGAAGCTCTTTCAAAAACCCAGAAGTCGTTTTCGATGGTTATGCCTTAATGACCTCTATTTGCTACGCTTCAGAACCAAAACCTTGAATTTCAACCCAAGCGGAAGCTGGCTGCCTTCACTTTATGCTTATGGCAAAGAAGCTGACGACGCCTTTCTCTCG AAGGTAAATGAAGACACTGATGAGATGTTTGATGATTTGATGAAAAAGTATGGAGAAGTAGTATTTAGAAAGAATGACCGTAAGTCTCCAAGTGCTGAGCTCGATGATGATGCCGAAAGCTTGTCCT TTGCTGTAGAAATGGCCAAGGTAGCAAGTGATGTGAAGGCTGCAGATATAAGGGTCCTCTTTGTGAAGCCTCTTGTGTATTGGACTCGGTTTTTCATCATTGCCACGGCATTCTCTCGCCCGCAGATTGATGCCATTGG ATCCAGAATAAGAGATTTGGCTGAGAAGAAGTACGGAAAAATTCCATCTGGAGATGCAAAACCAAACTCATGGACACTTTTAGACTTTG GTGATGTCGTTGTCCACATATTTCTTCCTCAACAAAGAGCTTTTTACAATTTGGAAGAGTTTTACGGAAATGCAACACTCATTGAGCTGCCTTCTGAAACCCAACCCCCATTTCACACTTGA